The DNA sequence gcttctgaagTTGCGGCGCGTGGTATTAATATTCCGGATGTTGCGCATGTTATTAACTATGACATGCCTAGTTCGATCAACAAATACATACATTGCATTGGAAGGACAGGACGTGCAGGAAAGAAGGGAGTGGCCACATCATTTTTAACACTGGAGAATACGGATATTTTCTTTGATCTGAAACAGATGCTGATACAGAGCAACAGTCATGTGCCACCTGAGCTTGCAAAACACAAGGCATCACAATTTAAGCCAGGCTCCATTCCTGAAAGACATGTTCGATGAAATATAGAACAATCCTTCAGATGCATTGAAAATTGAGTTGACAGTCTTCTGCACCGTTATGACAGGAACTATAATTTAACACAGCTATatgctatttcttctaattcttctgAGGTACAAAATCTATGATTATTAGACTTGTTCTCAAAGTGTATATATGTTGATGGTTATATATAGGTCTGAAACGGGTATCACATCATAACCATAGCGCAATAAAACATACTTTATAAATGTTTGGTTATATGTTGGTAGCATATGGTCACACAGTGAACTTTAGTTTTGCTATTTTCACATAATCCTACACTCGTTCTTCGTTGAAGATTTATGGCAGCTGGTAGGTTCTTATAGCATTTTGATCTCAAGGGGCGATAATTTAATTTCTTATTACTATGTTTTTCCTTTCTATATAGGTGAAAtatattcaaattttttattttctgtaAAACACAAATATACTTCTTGAAATCATAGCTATACTGTTTTGAAGTCTCGAATTTTACTTTGTCTCATCTTCCACAAAAAGTAATGTTAAATCAGTTGATGCCAAggcctctctctcttctctcggcagctctctcgctctctcacAGCTCCCTCCTTCCGAGGACGACGCTGGTGGCTGTTTGCATCTTCATCACCTCCAGCGACGGCCCACGTCCTCCCCAATGTTTCTTTTTGCGGCGTCGGTGACGCTCCGTGGCTCAGGGGCACCTAGATTTGATGAGTAGGGTTTCGGATCCAGCGTCCGTTGCTTGGATTCAGCAAGGAGCACCCATATCTGACGAGCAGGGTCTCCGATCCGGATGTCGTGGCTCGGATCCGACAAAGAGCACCTAGATCCAGCGAGCAGTAGTGCCGTGTTGAAATCATGgtacttaggtcttgtttagttccgaaaaaattttggatttcggcactatagcattttcgtttttatttgacaaatattatccaatcatagactaactaggctcaaaagattcatctcgtgatttacaggcaaactgtgcaattagtttttattttcgtctacatctaatgcttcatgcatgtgctctaagatttgatgtcacggggaatcttaaaaagattttggttttcggggtgaactaaacaaggccttagacaaaaaataaaaaaaaaaactggcaAACATGAATGTACGTTGCAACGTGACACAGTGTCATCATGCCAATAATAATTTATTAACATAGGCAGTCATTGTAAGATGTCTGTGTGTGTAAATCGAATTtgaattaaaataaatattaggGCAATCTAAGCATTCTCTAAATTAATATCGGTTTTTAGAGACAGACGTCTTAAGATACTAATCTCTAAACATATTTTCAACTAAAAGTAATTTATAAGTTTTGTATATGAACTTGGATGAAGATAAACTTCATATTTATAACTTTgttgttgaaaagttttttgatttAAAACTATTTAAACTCCAAAAAgacatttttttatttcataGATTTTAAGCTGgacatttaaaattttcaaataaccTCGGATATCGACGTGATCTATATCAAAGTTGAGGTTCTCAAGACAACCTACAAATTCGTAGTTGAAATAGTTTTCATTTAAAGTCATTTATAGATATTGAAATTAAAAGTTTCGAATTCCTAAACAATCTTGGATGTTCACAAAGTTAATGCCAAAGTTGTAGTGTCCAACATAATTTAATGTTTACTGTTGATAAATTTTTTATCTTGAATAGTTGTTTTAAGTTTCAATTTTGAgattaatatattttttaatttttcaaACAAACATCAATGGGGACACATCCTTTGTTAAATTTGTAGTGCTTGACAAATATaatactttgtagttgaaacttTTTTGTTCGAATTAATTCAGTAGCCAAAATATTTAGCATAAGATTATCGAAATGTTGATATAAAAAGATAGTATCCTATATAGTTATATGCTGATATTTGTCCCTTAGCCGTATTTGGTGGAGAAGAAGCAGTATTGTTAAGATTTTTTTGAtaatgatatttctattctagtTTGTATTTAGCCGATTAATGTTTTCATAGTGTTAGCACAGGCAGTATACTAGCGGTAACGAGGAAGAGGAGGCTCCATAAAATTTATTTTCTGGATTTGAAGTTGCTAAGTCTATGAACTAATGAGAATTGTCATTTGTACTGCATCTGCGATAAAACCAATTTATTATGTAGGTATAAAGACAAGATTTGCTTGATCCTACTTTTACTGGATTTGAACTATTTTGATTTGTGTTGCTATTTGGAATAAAAAATCAGCCTGCTCATCATAAAATTtaagtttaagtcatttagtTTTATTAAAATATGTTCAAAACAGTCAATTAGCTTTGGACTTAATGGGTCATGTAGAGCAAGGGCAATATATTAAGTTTAAATTATTAAAGAATaccatttgagaaaagaaattattcAATGTGAATGTGACAATATATATCTATGTATCTTATATTATATTACAAAACAAATAAATGTTAAATGGAATGTAGAAGCCTTAATCATATTCCCTACTATATATAAGAATAAAAAAGACATGCTTCCGTGTTTGTAGGACTTTCCTGGCGTAACACGCCCGGAATATGACATGATGTAAAACTCTAATCTAATCTCATAGAGAGATCCACCATCCACGGGCGGATCCAAATCGATCTCCAAACTCATCCCCCACTACACGCCGCCGGATTGTCGCCGCGGGGTAGATCTATCGCCCGCGTAACACATCGCACTGCAGCCGTATGTTGCACCGGCCGCCGCCAACGACAACGCGGGAGTAGATCGAGTATACGTGATGTCGACGTCTGCCTCGTCGTCTGCcaccggcgacgacgacgacgacagcggcAGCACGTCGACCATCACCGCCGAGACGACTACCGGGCGGCACGAGCTCAAGGGCGAGAGCTACACCCGAACCAAGGGCGGCGTCGGCAAGTTCATCGACTCCGTCACGTTCCGCGTCGGAGGGCACAGCTGGTACATCAGGTACTACCCTGACGGTAACCGCGACGAGAGCGCCGACTGGATATCTGTCTACCTCTACCTCGACGGTGCTGGCAGCGAAGatgacggcggcggcgtcaaGGCGAGGTACAAGTTCAGTCTGTTCCGCGACGCCGCTGCCGCCGGTGACGGTGAGGCGCCGCCGGTGCTAATCCACACCAGAACCGCCAGCAACTACTCGTTCTGGAGCGCAGACCAGCACCGCCGGGGCTACTGCCGGTTCATCAAAGCGACGGACATGGAGGAGGCCACGAAAGGCGGCGGCTTTTGCATCAGATGCGACGTCGCCGTCATGAAGGAGACCTGCGTCGAGACCACCATGGCCGACTCTGTCACGGTGCCGGCATCGGAGCTGAACCAGCACCTCGGCGCccttctggacagcaaggtggGTGGGGACGTGACgttcgacgtcggcggcgagcAGTTCACGGCGCACCGGTACGTGCTCGCTGCCCGGTCCTCGGTCCTCATGGCTGAGCTCTTCGGCCCGATGAAGGAGAACACCATGTCCAGCATACAGATCGATGACGTGGAGCCGAGAGTGTTCAGAGCTCTGCTCCACTTCATCTACACCGACTCGCTGCCGGAGATCGATGGCGAGGACGAGCCAGGGATGGCGCAACATCTGCTGGTGGCGGCGGACAAGTACGGCATGCAGAGGCTGAAGCTGATGTGCGAGGCAATGCTGCTCAAACACATTGACACAAGCGTCCTGGCTACCACGCTAACGTTGGCTGAGCAGCATGATTGCCAGGGGCTCAAGGATGGCTGCTTCAAATTCCTGAGATCTCCTGGCAATACCAAGGCTGTTGTGGAGAGTGATGGCTTTCAGCATCTAAGGAGCAGCTGTCCTTCTCTTATTGAGGAGATGCTTGTGAAGGTTGCTCCATGATGTCTTCAACTTGAAGGAGGCATAAGGTCCTTGTTACACATGTATCTAGTACTGTCAGCTCTTTCTCTCAAACGAAGTACTATCTGGTCTTAATCTGCAAATTTTCACTTGTTTTAAAGCATCATGTTGCCGGTCGCTGCATTTTTTTTTGCTGGGAAATACTTGCTTCGTGGCTGCTTGGCTCGTCACATTATGCTTACACACAGCTGCGAGTGTGACATATCAGCACACCCCTAAAAGAAACCACAAAAGGCTCAACCACAGGTACAAATCCTGACCATCAGGATTCAATTTAGAGCATTCAAGGTATAATACAAAATAGACGATACACTAGAGAAAGGTCATATTGTTAGTAGGGCGGTGCCCCGACAACAGGCCCTCCATGGACGAAGCTAGCGgtggggctaggggggctcTAGCCCCCCTACAGCTACTGAGCTTCTAGTGTTTTTGCTTCTAATTTTAGACGCAAATTTATAAGATAGGGTGGGCTGAGACCTTTATTTTTAGATATAATTTGTGAATTAATATAAGACTACTTCAagttaatatattttttctattgcgaGGGGTTATAGTAAAGTTAAATCGATGTAGCAATTTTGTTCAGCCCCTTACAATTTTTTCTGGCTTCGTCCCTGAGGCCCTCAAATCAAGGCTCCACTTTTGATTTGAGGTGTCACCCTCATTTTTAAGGGTCTGCTTTTTTACATCTTCCTTAAATTAGTGCCCTCAAATCATTTTCAAAGACACTGGCACATGGGACCCGCTAGTAATTCTCTGTTCTTCCCATCCTTAGTCTCATCGAGATCTAGACAAGTGAAGGTAGAGTCGCCTGCCCACTCCTACCGCGGAGGAGCCTGCTCCCTCGTCGAGTGAGGAGTTCCAGCGGCGAGGAGTTTCGCTTGCTCCCGCTAGGGGAGGGTCCACA is a window from the Sorghum bicolor cultivar BTx623 chromosome 5, Sorghum_bicolor_NCBIv3, whole genome shotgun sequence genome containing:
- the LOC8068310 gene encoding BTB/POZ and MATH domain-containing protein 2, whose translation is MSTSASSSATGDDDDDSGSTSTITAETTTGRHELKGESYTRTKGGVGKFIDSVTFRVGGHSWYIRYYPDGNRDESADWISVYLYLDGAGSEDDGGGVKARYKFSLFRDAAAAGDGEAPPVLIHTRTASNYSFWSADQHRRGYCRFIKATDMEEATKGGGFCIRCDVAVMKETCVETTMADSVTVPASELNQHLGALLDSKVGGDVTFDVGGEQFTAHRYVLAARSSVLMAELFGPMKENTMSSIQIDDVEPRVFRALLHFIYTDSLPEIDGEDEPGMAQHLLVAADKYGMQRLKLMCEAMLLKHIDTSVLATTLTLAEQHDCQGLKDGCFKFLRSPGNTKAVVESDGFQHLRSSCPSLIEEMLVKVAP